From the genome of Raphanus sativus cultivar WK10039 unplaced genomic scaffold, ASM80110v3 Scaffold0777, whole genome shotgun sequence:
CATCTGGTTCATTTTTCATTTAGAGACTAAAAATACAGAACAAAATCACTTTTCAGTTTTGAAAGATCAGTAATGAGTAAATGATATATCACAATCAAATATTCATTTGTATCTCTTTCCACAAAGTAAACATAATATCTAATTAATATAATCTTTTGCAGCATTAAATATTAATgcaaaaatttacaaaacacttatatatggaacactatattcaaatatatactaaaatttgaaatatgtttAACTGTTTTGAAATTGTTCACCCGCGTGTACGGTTTAACCCTAGTAAACTCAAAGAGTTTAGATTTGGGTTCAAGTGACAGACTAAAAGTAAACAAGCACACGAAATTATTTGGGGAAAACATAAATTGAGTTCAATAAGAAGAATACACAACAGGCCCAATCTATTGGGCCCAATAAAACTAGGGCCTAGAAGAGGAGCCACTGTGGCTTCTCTTACCACCCTCCTCTGGGAGGCCCTCCTGAGGACTGAACACTCAATCTGTCGAGGAGTGCGTTGAAGTCTATAGGCTGGCCACTCTCCTCCATCCTCTGAATCACGCTCATCACGTGTTCTCCTCGGAAGCCCATGCTTACTAGCTTCTCTATCAGTTCACCGTATTTTGATCTTAGAACCGGAGGTGGTGTCCCTGTGTTGCCACCACCTCCCTGATGCTGCTGAGGTGCGTACCCACTACCTTGTGGACCTTGCATGTAATGGCCTTGCTGCTGTTGCTGCGGAGGAGGCTGAGTTGGTGGGTATTGCATCCGCCCACCTTCATACATGGCACTGGCATACccgggaggaggaggaggtccTGAGGGTAGATACCCATCGCCTGTCTGTGGGCTATAAGACATCTTTGTCTGCTGAGGAGGAGcctgtggtggtggtggtgcaaCGTATCCGTAACCTTGCATCGATTGTTGAGGAGGTCCAGCGTATGGTGATTGCATCTGCATGCTGCTTGGCAACGGTTCTACTGGAGATTGGTTGCTTGGTGGTGCAGGCGAGTATGCTGGGTAGCCTCCACTGGACTGTGGCCTCGCCTGTGGCTGAGGAGGCCAGTTTTGCTGGTACTGCGGGAACGACTGAGTTTGAGCTGAGCTTGGGTGAGATGGAGCAGGAGGTTGGGGCATGAACTGAGCCTGCGCCGGTGGTGCTTGAGGCTGAGATGGTGGAGGAGGTGCAGGTGTGTTTTGAAGCTGTGTATTAGGAGGCATGTAAAActgctgctgctgttgttgCTGGGGCTGTGGCTGCGCTGGTGGCTGTGGTGGTATTTGATGAGGCAAAGCAAGCGCAAGCTGCTGGTTGTGTGCATCAGAGGTGTTCTCACTCTTCTTAGGCTCAGGAACAGAAGTCTCCTCGCTTTGTTGGGAGTGAGACGGGGAAGATGAATCTTTATGCACAACTTGAAGCCTCGCTAGGTCTTTCTGAGTATCAGCCAACTCTTGTTTGTCTCTGAGAATCTGTACTGATCTACGAACCTACATCAAAAACATCCATTAGAACCGGTACAGAGTTTAAGAAACTACATTACATAAACACAAACCTCTTGAAGATGTTTCTCCATAGATCTAAGCTTAACATCAGCCTCCTCGTTATCACGAGTCAAATCCGACCTCATCTCACCAATAGTCTTATCAAGGTTGTAGCAGTAGAGCTCAAGCTGGGACAAGCGCGAGCTGATGCCTTCGAGAAAACGCATCACGTTGTCTGTATACTTCTTCATGGTTCTTTCAACAGTGGCGGTAAGATCTTGGCTCAAAGAGTCCTCAGGCGGACTGTAAGAGCTCGTAGGAAAAACCGAAGACCTCGCCATCCTAGTCTTGTTAAACTcctgaaaatacaaaaaaaaaagtaactcaGTAACAAGGCATGTCTATGTGTTTCGATTAACCTAGGAAAATTCAGAACCGGGACGATCGCGCGAACCGGTTAAGGCGAAATTATGAAATTCCCAAATCGAAAACCCTAGAATCCCAAATATTAAGGGAGAGGCGGAATCTGGATTTCACCTTATTGAAGTTGGTGGCGGAGATCGCAGGATCGGAGTTGGAACCGTTAGAGGAGTCCTGGTTGGTGAAGTCGTCGTACGTGCGGAGGATATCATCGGATCCGAAATCGAATCCCGCGTTGACCCGACCCGACGCCATCGATCCGATTACTGGAATCTCGATTAGTGATAGAAGAAAGGAGGTAACAGAAAAGGAAATCAATCGCTTTTGGGAGGAGAGCAAAGCTTGTGTGTTTCGTTTTCTTCCAACCTTTTGAGAGAAGGCAAGGCAAGCAGAAGCTAAACCCGACTTCTTCTCTTATTTGtgtattaatatttgtttcttcGTCCCCACAGATATTGAATATTTTGGTTCTGCCCCGTTTGTTTGGGTTAAGTTCATATAATtgaacgacgtcgtttcatggTGATGTGGTTGTTGTCCGAAAAACTCACAAATGGTGGTTGTGATGTCCGGACAACTGGACAAGTGTGTGGCTTAGCCAGCCATGATTGACCCATTTTCGTCTAACATAAACATATGATAGATGATTAAGATTCAACGGTACGCTTGTGTTACTGCTCACCGATAATCTTTGCATATTCTCATGTGGCAAATTTGCTACTGA
Proteins encoded in this window:
- the LOC108855142 gene encoding formin-like protein 20, with amino-acid sequence MASGRVNAGFDFGSDDILRTYDDFTNQDSSNGSNSDPAISATNFNKEFNKTRMARSSVFPTSSYSPPEDSLSQDLTATVERTMKKYTDNVMRFLEGISSRLSQLELYCYNLDKTIGEMRSDLTRDNEEADVKLRSMEKHLQEVRRSVQILRDKQELADTQKDLARLQVVHKDSSSPSHSQQSEETSVPEPKKSENTSDAHNQQLALALPHQIPPQPPAQPQPQQQQQQQFYMPPNTQLQNTPAPPPPSQPQAPPAQAQFMPQPPAPSHPSSAQTQSFPQYQQNWPPQPQARPQSSGGYPAYSPAPPSNQSPVEPLPSSMQMQSPYAGPPQQSMQGYGYVAPPPPQAPPQQTKMSYSPQTGDGYLPSGPPPPPGYASAMYEGGRMQYPPTQPPPQQQQQGHYMQGPQGSGYAPQQHQGGGGNTGTPPPVLRSKYGELIEKLVSMGFRGEHVMSVIQRMEESGQPIDFNALLDRLSVQSSGGPPRGGW